In Candidatus Thermoplasmatota archaeon, the following proteins share a genomic window:
- a CDS encoding NMD3-related protein, whose protein sequence is MFCVECGREGLALAEGVCADCLVRTQTLATFPDRVAVEICAHCGSLRRGSAWEDYGGSRQATLQAQARQATEVDPRVEDAKVEVDVRAEDERHHRLSITVTGRVQQVPVRLDREIRGTIRPATCLRCSRVFGGYYEAIVQLRGEGKLRPDQVDRAGAIVSRVLDRMQAAGNRDAFLVEAREEKGGVDYYLGTTASARIVTKALTEEMGARLSESASLVGRKDGREMYRVTFLARVPEYAPGSFVGLDDRIHRVQTVGPKLVSLVDLATGRSVTEERERMRGARVFLREEIARAVVVSETETDLLVVDPATMRTVELRKPAGFARSSGEVPVLRWNDELYLAS, encoded by the coding sequence ATGTTCTGCGTCGAGTGCGGACGGGAAGGGCTGGCCCTGGCCGAGGGCGTCTGCGCCGATTGCCTCGTGCGGACGCAGACGCTTGCCACGTTTCCGGACCGCGTGGCGGTGGAGATCTGCGCCCACTGCGGGTCGTTGCGGCGCGGCAGCGCCTGGGAGGACTACGGCGGCTCGCGCCAAGCGACGCTGCAGGCGCAGGCGCGCCAGGCGACGGAGGTCGACCCTCGCGTCGAGGACGCCAAGGTGGAGGTGGACGTGCGCGCGGAGGACGAGCGGCACCATCGGCTGTCGATCACCGTCACGGGGCGCGTGCAGCAGGTTCCCGTGCGGCTGGATCGCGAGATCCGGGGCACGATCCGTCCCGCCACCTGCCTTCGCTGCTCGCGCGTGTTCGGGGGGTACTACGAGGCGATCGTGCAGCTGCGCGGCGAGGGCAAGCTGCGACCCGACCAGGTGGACCGCGCCGGCGCCATCGTAAGCCGCGTCCTGGACCGCATGCAGGCGGCGGGGAACCGCGACGCCTTCCTCGTGGAGGCGCGCGAGGAGAAGGGCGGCGTCGACTACTATCTGGGGACGACCGCGTCGGCCCGAATCGTGACGAAGGCGCTCACCGAGGAGATGGGCGCGCGGCTGTCCGAATCGGCGAGCCTCGTCGGCCGCAAGGACGGGCGCGAAATGTACCGCGTCACCTTCCTCGCCCGGGTCCCCGAGTACGCCCCGGGCTCCTTCGTCGGCCTCGACGATCGCATCCATCGCGTGCAGACCGTGGGGCCAAAGCTCGTCTCGTTGGTCGACTTGGCAACGGGCCGCAGCGTGACCGAGGAGCGCGAACGGATGCGGGGCGCCCGGGTGTTCCTGCGGGAGGAAATCGCGCGGGCGGTTGTTGTTTCCGAGACGGAAACGGACCTTCTCGTGGTGGACCCTGCCACCATGCGGACGGTCGAGCTGCGGAAACCCGCGGGCTTCGCCCGTTCCTCGGGCGAGGTGCCGGTCCTCCGCTGGAACGACGAGCTTTACCTGGCGTCCTAG
- a CDS encoding TatD family hydrolase, with the protein MRPASRFPVWDNHFHLDPAGRGKEAVKDFERAGGTHLLLVHKPYHDLPPGDLDRTREALERTVRMAGWVREAGVVPFLALAPHPAEFTEMLRSGLSLDEAAATYEASLRLAAAVAQDAGAVALGEIGRPHYPVEPAVWERANALMDLGLALCRDHGLAAILHTESATPEVFADLAVHVRKAGLPFDKAVKHYSAPLVDPALNHGLLPSVIVGKDQAERAIAQGTRFLMETDYMDDPRRPGGVLGPKTVPRRTFELLEKGLANESQMRVVHAENPRKAYGVDVAV; encoded by the coding sequence GTGCGGCCGGCGTCGCGGTTCCCGGTGTGGGACAACCACTTCCACCTCGATCCCGCCGGCCGCGGCAAGGAGGCGGTCAAGGACTTTGAGCGCGCCGGCGGCACGCACCTTCTCCTCGTCCACAAGCCCTACCACGACCTCCCGCCGGGCGACCTCGACCGGACGCGCGAAGCGCTGGAGCGGACGGTCCGCATGGCCGGCTGGGTTCGCGAAGCGGGCGTCGTTCCGTTTCTCGCGCTTGCCCCGCATCCCGCCGAATTCACGGAGATGCTGCGCTCCGGACTGTCGCTTGACGAGGCCGCCGCAACGTACGAGGCTTCGCTACGTCTGGCGGCTGCCGTCGCGCAGGACGCAGGAGCCGTCGCCCTCGGTGAGATCGGCCGGCCGCACTATCCCGTCGAGCCCGCCGTCTGGGAAAGGGCCAACGCGCTCATGGACCTGGGACTCGCGCTCTGTCGGGACCACGGGCTCGCCGCCATCCTCCACACCGAGAGCGCCACGCCTGAGGTCTTCGCCGACCTTGCCGTGCACGTGCGCAAGGCCGGTCTTCCCTTCGACAAGGCCGTCAAGCACTACAGCGCGCCGCTGGTAGACCCGGCGCTCAACCATGGCCTCCTGCCCAGCGTCATCGTTGGCAAGGATCAGGCCGAGCGGGCCATCGCGCAAGGGACGCGGTTCCTGATGGAGACGGACTATATGGACGACCCGCGGCGGCCTGGCGGCGTGCTTGGACCCAAAACAGTACCCCGCCGCACGTTCGAGCTGCTCGAGAAGGGTCTTGCCAACGAGAGCCAGATGCGGGTCGTGCACGCGGAGAACCCGCGCAAAGCCTACGGCGTCGACGTGGCCGTCTAG
- a CDS encoding DUF424 family protein, producing the protein MFVFKVYQRGAERVLAACDAAILGQEFREGEIRLRVLEGFYGGERIERRELAAQLRVCTIANLVGNEAVAVAVELGLVDPQRVLRVGGVAHAQLAKGL; encoded by the coding sequence ATGTTCGTCTTCAAGGTCTACCAGCGGGGCGCGGAGCGGGTGCTCGCCGCGTGCGACGCGGCCATCTTGGGTCAGGAGTTCCGCGAGGGCGAGATCCGGCTTCGGGTGCTCGAAGGATTCTACGGCGGCGAGCGGATCGAGAGGCGGGAGCTCGCCGCGCAGTTGCGCGTGTGCACGATCGCGAACCTCGTCGGCAACGAGGCGGTGGCCGTTGCGGTCGAGCTGGGCCTCGTCGACCCCCAGCGGGTGCTTCGCGTCGGCGGCGTCGCGCATGCGCAGCTTGCCAAGGGGCTCTGA
- a CDS encoding HAD family hydrolase — translation MTRRVSAVSFDLFGTLLSYDVWQDGGQFLDRLARERGVPLSGVDLLARWIGESVRARSGESFVTLEDSLREGLERIFRERNIPDRVGPWMEGLLEFWRSRPLYDDVLPCMDRLPVRACIVSNVDQAHLEAILAATGLGSRVAFALSSEEAGAYKPHPRIFQLAARRFGLPPESILHVGDSLVDDVVGAKRTGFAAAWLNRRGAARPSEFPGDFALRELHELFERVAFAPQPATGGSSTAR, via the coding sequence ATGACGCGTCGCGTCTCCGCCGTCTCGTTCGATCTGTTCGGCACGCTCCTCTCGTACGACGTGTGGCAAGACGGAGGCCAGTTCCTGGACCGCCTCGCGCGGGAGCGGGGCGTCCCGCTTTCCGGCGTGGATCTCCTGGCACGGTGGATCGGCGAGTCCGTTCGCGCGCGCTCCGGCGAGAGCTTCGTCACCCTGGAGGACAGCCTGCGCGAGGGGCTCGAGCGCATTTTCCGCGAGCGCAACATCCCCGATCGCGTGGGTCCCTGGATGGAGGGACTCCTCGAGTTCTGGCGCTCGCGCCCCCTCTACGACGACGTGCTTCCCTGCATGGACCGCCTGCCCGTTCGCGCCTGCATCGTGTCGAACGTGGACCAGGCCCACCTCGAGGCGATCCTGGCGGCCACGGGCCTTGGCAGCCGTGTCGCCTTCGCGTTGTCGAGCGAGGAGGCGGGCGCCTACAAGCCGCATCCTCGCATCTTCCAGCTTGCGGCCCGTCGTTTCGGGTTGCCGCCGGAATCGATCCTTCACGTCGGGGACAGCCTCGTGGACGACGTCGTGGGCGCCAAGCGGACCGGGTTTGCCGCCGCCTGGCTCAACCGTCGGGGCGCCGCGCGGCCGAGCGAATTCCCGGGAGACTTCGCGCTGCGCGAACTGCACGAGCTCTTCGAACGCGTGGCCTTCGCTCCTCAGCCGGCCACGGGCGGATCGAGCACCGCGCGGTAG